One genomic region from Bactrocera tryoni isolate S06 chromosome 3, CSIRO_BtryS06_freeze2, whole genome shotgun sequence encodes:
- the LOC120772695 gene encoding cuticle protein 16.8, which yields MKLFIKLVVVAVVLACARADVSHILHQGGYTTTTPQPGPPNPYVFSYQAGRAPGHVDRQHTEVSDGTGVVRGAFSYVDPKNQLRTVQYVADEHGFHPQLSHEQEDTEAVKQAKRKHFALYNRIAQEHAAEGVNGAPNAAYAAGPRNTEAVAYATHKHLSEFERIAAEHARMRAELEAQRLNNPQDDGQYHGEEEQYQHY from the exons atgaaattgtttattaagCTG GTCGTCGTTGCTGTCGTGCTCGCTTGCGCACGCGCCGATGTCTCGCACATTCTACACCAGGGCGGCTACACCACAACAACACCACAGCCAGGGCCACCCAATCCGTATGTCTTCAGCTATCAGGCTGGCCGTGCGCCAGGTCATGTGGATCGCCAACATACCGAGGTCTCCGACGGCACGGGTGTGGTACGTGGCGCCTTCTCCTATGTGGATCCGAAGAATCAATTGCGCACCGTGCAATATGTGGCCGATGAGCATGGTTTCCATCCGCAATTGAGTCACGAACAGGAGGACACCGAGGCGGTGAAACAGGCGAAGCGCAAGCATTTTGCGCTCTACAATCGCATTGCGCAAGAACATGCCGCCGAGGGGGTGAACGGCGCACCGAAT GCTGCCTATGCCGCTGGGCCGCGCAACACCGAGGCTGTCGCCTATGCCACACACAAGCATCTGAGTGAATTTGAGCGCATTGCTGCGGAACATGCGCGCATGCGCGCCGAACTCGAGGCGCAGCGCTTGAACAATCCACAGGATGATGGCCAATACCATGGCGAGGAGGAGCAATATCAGCACTACTAA
- the LOC120770783 gene encoding lysozyme P-like — protein MKLQNKAFPALIASIFMLSSLSTVIQVQARIYNKCALARRLYRMGMPFHELDDWMCLIEGESSFNTKAINPSNVDGSVDWGLFQINDRYWCKPADGRPSTDSCRMPCRLLLSDDIRFSVACAKYIRRIQGFSAWVAWNNRCQGYKPSVKHCFVHSGPYLK, from the coding sequence atgaaGTTACAAAACAAAGCATTTCCCGCATTAATCGCTTCAATTTTTATGCTCAGTTCTCTAAGTACCGTTATACAAGTACAAGCACGCATTTACAATAAATGTGCGTTGGCACGACGTCTCTATCGCATGGGTATGCCTTTTCATGAGCTGGACGATTGGATGTGTTTGATCGAGGGAGAGAGCTCCTTCAATACGAAAGCCATAAATCCATCGAATGTGGATGGCTCCGTCGATTGGGGTCTGTTTCAAATCAACGATCGCTACTGGTGCAAGCCGGCCGATGGACGTCCATCCACCGATTCGTGTCGCATGCCTTGTCGTCTACTACTGAGCGACGATATACGGTTTTCGGTCGCCTGTGCAAAGTATATACGACGCATACAGGGCTTCAGCGCTTGGGTCGCATGGAATAATcgctgtcaaggctataagccGAGTGTGAAGCATTGTTTTGTGCATAGTGGACCGTACTTGAAATGA
- the LOC120771932 gene encoding trypsin 3A1, translated as MNDHAYKSTILLLLGIATLSAAENNIAATTKQTPGQLETSVGRIVGGYEAQISQFPYQVSIQQEGVHRCGGAIYSPTIIVSAAHCFELWDMPELFAVRAGSSEHERGGVYLPVRRIFIHPQFQPANAINDDIAVLALTYSLPFSANIQPIALASNADMAVAYHTVFFASGWGTVTEDSRLRSPRLRFVTVQQFEQRSCQAAYSNTVRVTEGMLCAGALGGGRDSCKGDSGGPLVGYSRGRYVLVGVVSFGIGCGRPGIPGIYTRVAEYKDWIELAANQI; from the coding sequence ATGAACGACCACGCATACAAGTCAACAATCTTGCTGCTGCTGGGCATTGCAACGCTCTCCGCAGCTGAAAACAACATAGCAGCAACAACGAAGCAGACTCCAGGGCAGTTAGAGACTTCCGTTGGACGTATTGTGGGCGGCTACGAGGCGCAAATATCACAGTTTCCCTATCAAGTGTCCATCCAGCAGGAAGGTGTCCACCGCTGCGGTGGCGCCATTTATAGCCCAACGATTATAGTGAGCGCTGCACACTGCTTCGAGTTATGGGATATGCCGGAGTTGTTTGCCGTGCGCGCCGGTTCGTCGGAGCACGAGCGCGGTGGTGTATATTTGCCGGTACGACGCATTTTCATACATCCGCAATTTCAGCCAGCTAACGCTATTAACGATGACATTGCAGTGTTGGCGTTGACATATTCACTACCGTTTAGCGCAAATATTCAGCCGATAGCGTTGGCCTCAAACGCAGATATGGCAGTTGCATACCATACTGTATTCTTTGCAAGCGGTTGGGGTACCGTTACAGAGGATTCGCGCTTGAGATCGCCACGTTTACGCTTCGTGACTGTACAGCAATTTGAGCAGCGCTCTTGCCAGGCCGCTTACAGTAACACCGTGCGTGTAACCGAGGGAATGTTGTGTGCCGGTGCGCTGGGTGGTGGACGTGATAGCTGTAAGGGAGATTCCGGTGGACCTTTGGTGGGCTATTCACGTGGGCGATATGTTTTGGTGGGTGTAGTGTCGTTCGGCATCGGTTGTGGAAGACCGGGTATCCCCGGTATTTATACACGTGTGGCAGAGTACAAGGACTGGATCGAGTTGGCGGCGAATCAGATTTAA
- the LOC120771150 gene encoding farnesol dehydrogenase-like, whose product MERWSKRVAVVTGASSGIGAVIAKYLANNGMVTVGLAPRIERIESLRDEVEDEAKERIHALKCDVTDEQQVVRAFAEIESSYGPIAVLVNNAGVAHTSTTLLQPKNLQDIRDVIETNILGVIICTREAFRSMKTQGDDGHVFLINSVCGHKVPMFPNTTVNVYPPSKFAITALTEVYRQEFLDQQTKVKITSISPGLVKTEIHVDETREALASMPYLKSEDIADALIYCLQTPPNVQVHELTIKPIGETI is encoded by the exons ATGGAGCGTTGGTCGAAACGTGTTGCTGTGGTCACCGGGGCCAGCTCCGGCATTGGCGCCGTTATTGCAAAATATCTCGCTAATAACGGTATGGTGACTGTGGGCTTGGCGCCACGCATAGAACGTATCGAATCACTGCGCGATGAAGTGGAAGACGAAGCAAAGGAACGCATACATGCACTTAAATGTGATGTCACCGATGAACAGCAAGTTGTGCGAGCCTTTGCAGAGATTGAGAGCTCATATGGCCCCATTGCTGTTTTGGTCAACAATGCGGGTGTTGCACACACCAGCACGACACTGCTGCAGCCTAAAAATCTACAAGATATACGTGATGTTATCGAAACCAATATTCTTGGCGTGATCATATGCACTCGTGAGGCATTCCGTTCGATGAAGACGCAGGGCGATGACGGACATGTCTTTTTGATTAATAGTGTCTGTGGTCACAAGGTGCCGATGTTTCCGAATACCACAGTTAATGTTTATCCGCCTTCAAAATTCGCAATCACCGCCTTAACTGAGGTCTATCGACAGGAATTCCTGGATCAgcaaacaaaagtgaaaataacG AGTATCAGCCCTGGCTTGGTGAAAACGGAGATTCACGTTGATGAAACTCGTGAGGCGCTAGCGAGTATGCCCTATCTCAAATCGGAGGATATTGCTGATGCCTTGATCTATTGTCTACAGACTCCACCAAATGTGCAAGTCCATGAGCTGACCATTAAACCAATTGGCGAAACAATTTGA
- the LOC120771365 gene encoding BLOC-1-related complex subunit 7, with protein sequence MASASSSSARHLFSDSKKRLCDRVGVNVNNLGSVARQIVRGSKSNEILGQSIKNFTQVDIVSDYSSQNLHKMQLILQHVDYQHEIMLDSVNHMDYLKDQVTAMER encoded by the exons ATGGCGTCAGCATCGAGCAGTTCAGCACGTCACCTCTTCAGCGATAGCAAAAAACGACTTTGTGATCGCGTTGGCGTTAATGTAAACAATTTGGGATCCGTAGCGCGGCAGATAGTTCGTGGCTCCAAGTCAAATGAG attttgGGCCAGAGCATAAAAAACTTCACACAAGTGGACATTGTATCCGATTATAGCAGTCAGAATTTGCATAAAATGCAATTGATATTACAACATGTTGATTATCAACATGAAATCATGCTTGACAGTGTAAATCATATGGATTATCTGAAGGATCAAGTGACGGCAATGGAGAGATGA